The bacterium genomic sequence TCAGAAAAAATATGACGCTTCTATAGAAACTTATGAAAAACTTATCAAAGAATATCCAAAAAGTAATTTAATAGCTAAAGCTTACTTAAATATAGGAAATTGCTTATTTAATCAAAAAAGCTATCGAGAAGCTGCTCTGGCTTATAAAAAAGTAATAGAAAAATATCCTTCCCAAGAAGAGATAATTAAAGATGCTTACTATCAAGTGGGACTTTGTTATTATCTGGAAGGGAATTTAAATAAGACCGTGGATCTTTATAAAGAATTACAGCAAAAATTTCCCCAGAAGGATTTTCAAGCTAAGCTACAGTTTGTGATCGCTAAGTCTCTTTATGACCAAAATGAGATTAAAAAAGCTTCAATAGAGTTTGAAGAAGTAGTTAAAAAATTTCCTAAAAGTCTGTATGAATTAGAGGCACTTTATTGGATATCTCGATGTTATTTAAAGAAGAGTGAATATTCTTCAGCTATTACTACCATGAAAGAGCTTTTAAATTTGTACCCCCAGACAGATTATGCGGCTGATATTTGTTATAACATAGGAGTTTCTTACTATCAGCTAAAAGAGTATCAAAAAGCCATCTTAGAATTCGATAAGCTTACCCAAAATTTTAGCCAAAAAGATGATCTTATCGCAGAAGCTTTGTACCTTAAGGGAAAGTCCTTACAAAACATTAACCAGACTACAGAGGCTTTAAAGACTTATCAAAGATTAATCTCTGACTATCCGCAAACTTCATCAGCCTGCAAGGCTTATTTAGAAAGAGGAAATCACTTTATAGCCGAAAAGGATTATCTAAGAGCGGAAGAAGAATATCTAAAGATTGCTAATTATGACTTAACAAAAGAGATTGCGGCTGAAGCTCAATTTTATATAGGCAAATGTGCTTTTTTATCAAAGAATATCAATAAAGCTTTAGTTGAATACTTAAAAGTAGCTTATTTTTACCCAGAAATTACTAATTGGGCAGCTAAAGGCCAGTTTCAAGCTGCTTTAACTTATGAAAAAATGAACAATCTTCCTCAAGCAAAAAAATTATACCAATCTATTATTGCCACTTACAAAGATAGTCAAGAAGCAGAAAAGTCAAAAGCATGTTTAGATATTTTAGAGAAAAAAGCTACAAAATTACCATAAACCAACCTAAGTTCTATTATCAAGAAAAGGAAGCTATGTTAAAAAAAAATTATCTCTTTTTATCTTTAGCCATCTTAATGTTATTTTCTTCAAATATTACCTTTGGAGAAGAAGAACCTGATATAAAACTTCCAGGAGTAACTATTATTGGCCAAGATAAATCACTCTTAGAAAAAGAAATAAAGCCTGAAAAGATAAAGATAAAGATTAAAGAAGATATTAGTCTGACTAAAGAACCCATTAAAGAACCTAGCTTAGAAATAGAAATACCTTTTCTCGAAGAAAAAGTTATTTTAAGAGAAAAGACTACTTCTTTAAAAAAAGAAGGGATTATTTCTTCCTTTGCCTTTAACGGAGGTAATGCTAATTCCTTAGAATATCAATATCTCTATGGCCAAAAGATTAAAAAAGCTAATACCTTATTTATTATAGAGAGAGGCAAATCTGATGGTTTTATTATTAATGAAAAGCGATTTAATAAGCATAGTCAGGACAAGATATCCCTTAATTTAGATCTGCCCTTACTTTTGGAAGTACCTTTTAAGACTACTAATCTTAAGGAAGAAGTCTTTTTTTTCACGGAAGCAAAGTATAACCAAAAAGAAGAAGATCTTCCTTTTAGTCAAGATGAAGAGATCTTTAAAGATTTAAAAATAGTTCTAAAAAATAAACCTTTTAAGATCTCAAATTCTAATTTAAGCTTTATCTTTACTACTACAAAGAGTAAATTAATTCACCAAAAAAAGATAGAAGCTAACTTTACCGATCTTAGTCTTTATCTTTATACCTATCTTAAAAAATATTTACCTAAGCCTTATCCCTTAAATCTTTCCTTAAAGATCCAAAGAGAAGCTCTAGAAAAAGATAAAAGATGGAACTACCTGCTTTCCGCAGAAAGTAATAATATTGAAGTAAAAGATTATGCCATAAGGGTTAGCACTGATTATTATCACTATGATGGTTCTTCAAGTTTGGGGTTTAAGATAAATACTTTTTATCCTTATCGGAAAGATTTAAAATTATTTGCTACCTTGGATAGAAAGATTAATCTACCAACCTTTAGAGATATTTATGGAGTAGAAAAATATATAGAGACGACTATCCCTTGCTACTCTCCTCAAAAGACAGGAGAAATAGAAGGAGGTCTCAACTATCAAAAAAGTACTGATTTCTTGATCAGTAGTTCTTTATTCTTAGAAAGAACTACTGATTTTATCTCTTGGGGTGACCAAGATCATGATCAATTATACGAACCAATTAATATAAAAAAAGTTAAGCTTTCTGGTTTAAGACTTAAGGTTAAAAAAGAACTATCTCCAAGTATATCTCTTCAAGGCAATCTTACTTATCACTTTTCCCTTAAGAATGAAATCCCAG encodes the following:
- a CDS encoding TonB-dependent receptor; this encodes MLKKNYLFLSLAILMLFSSNITFGEEEPDIKLPGVTIIGQDKSLLEKEIKPEKIKIKIKEDISLTKEPIKEPSLEIEIPFLEEKVILREKTTSLKKEGIISSFAFNGGNANSLEYQYLYGQKIKKANTLFIIERGKSDGFIINEKRFNKHSQDKISLNLDLPLLLEVPFKTTNLKEEVFFFTEAKYNQKEEDLPFSQDEEIFKDLKIVLKNKPFKISNSNLSFIFTTTKSKLIHQKKIEANFTDLSLYLYTYLKKYLPKPYPLNLSLKIQREALEKDKRWNYLLSAESNNIEVKDYAIRVSTDYYHYDGSSSLGFKINTFYPYRKDLKLFATLDRKINLPTFRDIYGVEKYIETTIPCYSPQKTGEIEGGLNYQKSTDFLISSSLFLERTTDFISWGDQDHDQLYEPINIKKVKLSGLRLKVKKELSPSISLQGNLTYHFSLKNEIPGEYLPFLPKEEAKVCLKMPNFKGIDLEFTATYKGNLYSNHQQPIKLKSFSLLSFKLGKNIDDRLDVFISGDNILNKKYQIREGYFGNLATIFAGFTIKI